In Schistocerca americana isolate TAMUIC-IGC-003095 chromosome 7, iqSchAmer2.1, whole genome shotgun sequence, a single genomic region encodes these proteins:
- the LOC124622568 gene encoding uncharacterized protein LOC124622568, with amino-acid sequence MIGGIVWTTCVLMGLGFHFGSGGNIPLLPIFMLTLVFVHCDAILICANSSVTEEAIYTLSSLLLALLGLAGHVVTDDRLQRILALGCTLLGVLIAARNVITLAWAAASSTLHRHDAGVDAVSSVLSHVCDTLLGVLFMFVALWKYCRTDDTGSLEFTLTSTAVLISVCLMDMCIFHLAQDKEPALRHAHRALSGVLLALLECVTMTKHVEQLPVARGV; translated from the coding sequence ATGATCGGTGGGATCGTTTGGACTACGTGCGTGCTCATGGGACTTGGTTTCCACTTTGGAAGTGGCGGCAATATCCCGCTGCTGCCAATTTTTATGCTTACGCTGGTCTTTGTCCACTGTGATGCTATTCTCATTTGCGCGAATTCCTCGGTCACGGAGGAAGCGATCTACACTCTCTCCTCCTTGCTACTTGCACTCCTCGGACTCGCAGGACACGTTGTAACAGATGACCGGCTGCAGAGGATACTCGCGCTGGGGTGCACCTTACTGGGGGTACTCATAGCCGCCCGGAACGTCATCACGCTGGCCTGGGCTGCCGCATCCTCTACCCTCCATCGCCATGACGCTGGCGTCGACGCGGTATCGTCCGTACTCTCCCACGTGTGCGACACACTCTTAGGGGTGCTGTTCATGTTCGTCGCACTCTGGAAGTACTGCCGAACGGACGACACAGGGTCGCTGGAGTTTACACTTACGTCGACAGCGGTCCTGATATCGGTCTGCCTGATGGACATGTGCATCTTCCACCTGGCCCAGGACAAGGAGCCCGCACTCCGCCACGCACACCGCGCGCTCTCCGGGGTGCTGCTCGCATTGCTGGAGTGCGTCACGATGACGAAACATGTGGAGCAGTTGCCAGTAGCACGTGGTGTATAG